TGAGAGGTGAAGCAAACAGAATGGCTGGAGTCATATCGCAGTGGGAGAAATAAATATTGGTCAATGTCTCCCATCTAATTCCTGGCACAAAAATGCATTCAATATTTATTCTCTCTAGATCATTCAAATCCCAAAACTTAAATCAATAACACAAACAATTGGGATAAGAATTTCGAATGCAACTCCAATTAGGATACAGTCTAAATTTGCATAACAAAATTTGGTAGGTTCAGAGAAACCAATATGTAAATGTTCCAAAGTGGTACTGAAGATCAGATCATAGTGGTGCTGAAACAAATGCTCATGGTCTGAGGTTCTGAGCAGTGGAATCATAAGTAATCCAAGCATTACAAGTTTAATTTCCCTCAAGTCCATCATTGCTAAAGAAACTGAGAAGATTCAAACCAAAGCTAAGTTGATTTCAAATAATCAAGGTGAAACTTCTTGCTGATACTGACTTTCCTTAAAAGAAGTTCTGGAATGCCAAAAACCTTGCTCTCCCAAGGTGCACATTTTCAACTGGAGATTGATATATGGCGGGCAAGCTTATCTTTAAAAAGTTGTGGCTCACATTGAGGGGCATAAATATTGAATGCACATTTCTGGCAAAGATCAGATGGAAGTCAATGACCATTTGTTTCTCCACTCAGCCTAAGAATTTAAGATTCTTCCTCCACCACTATGTATGAGATTGATGTAAAAAAATTGTAATCCACAACTTAACCTGTAGAAatgtgttcttcagcagcactaTGATCTGATTCAACCACATAATCCATTTACGAGTTTACTAAGGGAAAACTTAGTATTGCTGAAGCAGTCTCTCTAATCAGATTCACCACATCAAGTGACATTTCTAGTAATACAGCTGACAGTACAAGCATCAGGCCAATGGGAACTAAGAGCCGACCTAGTGCTCTCTCACATCTTATACACACAAAGACAATTCCATCAAAAATTTATCACCCTAAGCCATTTCATCAAAAGCATCTAAATTCCAGAGACTAATCCTTCAAAAATGGCAATATTGCTTCATGATTATTATCATCCTGCAAGTGTTAATCTAGTGGCCTTATCACAAGTATAGTTGAAAACATAAGGACAGAGGATATGAAAAACTGAATTTCACTTCAGAAGAAAGTAGATCCAAAAGTTACAGTACTAAAGAGCTAAATGTGCTGCTGCTCGAGATTGCATTACAAGAGACACCAAAAGAGATAAATCAATGTGTTTCTGGATCAAAAACCCATAAGAATGACTCAAATCCTCATTAAAATTGTTATATGGTGTCATCAGCAAACCACCTTTTTACAGAAGTCAAACTTTAACTGTTTTAATCTTGTTCATATCTTGAGAAGGATGGAGGGAGTTCAAAAACCTGTCCACTGCCAGAAGTCTTGTTTACGGCCTTTGCTAGAGAAAATCCTAGAGACTGCATTTCCAACTTGCATGTATCTATAATGCACAAAGAAACGTTAGATAGAGTTTGAAGGAGAACCAAAAAGAATTATAAGGAAAATAGAAAAACAATCAAGAGTACAAGTTTTACCTCTGCTTCACTGTACCAAACAGACGATAGAAATCTGGAAACCCTTGAAGACGGGCGTTTTCCCTTATTGACAACACCCGGTCTTGTTCAGGATGCAATATTATCTGACAAAAACCCCAAAAGTCAGAAATTTAATGGTTACATAAACCATCCACTGTTTATATAAAAAACCCATAACTTAAAAGAAGGCATTGGACATCTGGAAGGATTATGCTTAAGATTAGCAGTGAATCATGAGGAATGTATCAAAAATTTGTTTTACTGCAATAAGTTATAACCTAAAGACTAGATGGAACATCAGTTTCAGTGTCCTCCTTAAACATCAAACCATTCCCCACAAACATAACATTCTTGTACCTTTCTGTTATAACCTATGATTTTAGCATATTATCTAAAAGCTTAAAACACTAACAAAATAAGATttgcaaaaaaataaaactatGTTCACCTGGTTATGTGGCTCGGCACGAGTCACAAAGGTGGACACGATTTCATCCCACCAGAGTCTTCCAAATGGCCTGAAAACCAAGCATACATGATTAATAAATTGGGCTAGGTTAAACTAAAGATAACTGATCAGTAAAGAAACGAACTCACTTTTTGGAAGTTCCCCTGACAAATTTTATGGCATACTCGGGTACCTGCAGTAATGTAACTATGTAAGAATGTGTTTGATTAATGAATTGGCAGAATAACTTGTGATAAAAAGATTCAAAAGAGCTGTTTACCAAAGGCTTTCTAGATCTTTCAGTCATTACTTTGACCATCTTCCGATCACGCCACGCCTTGTTTTCCACAACTATCACTCCCTCCTGAAATTTGCCCCCTTAAAAATCGGCAACAGGATACAATCAGTATATGTATTACAAGATGAAAACTGATTTCGCCAAGTTAACTAATAACTAACTAAGCTGACCCCATTAACTCTGAAAGGAAGGAAATATTTAATATTCTTGAAAGATATCCAACATGCTAACTTAAAATTGAAAACACACACTATAATAGAAAAACTTACTGTGCTTTGGCAAGCGAATCATCTTCTGAAAGTCCGTCTTAGGAATACCATTACCATAGTCCCTCTCATCCTGGATTTCATGTGTTGAAAATCTACAAACCAAAAATAAATACTGTAAATACGCCACTATCAACGTTAACTTGATAAAATCAATAAAGGCAGCAAAACGAACTTGCTTACCTCAGGCAAATCATAAATTGCATCTTTAAGAACCAATGCATCCTTCAGCTGCAGAGTATACGCTTCATCCCCCTTTACTACTACACAAACCGAGCAAGAATAATTATTTGATAAATACAAATACGTTTAACAATTCTTTTTAGGATAATCACATGCATACATACCTCAAACTTCTTAGGGCTAAACCCACGGGCAATAACCTTATGGGAAGGAAGAGGGAATTGAGGTAGTTTCTGCAATAAGAAGACAAGTAAACTATAAAGTTCTGATAACCAATTATATATCTAGTAAAACTAAATTAAACAGTCGCAATGATGGTTGATAGAACTATTGACAAAGCAATTCTACCTCTGTCATTTTGGCACCCCAAAGAAAGGTGCGCATACGGAACTGTGGTAGGCCATAACTTCCAGCTATCAACAAACCGAGACAGACTTGGTACTGCATTGTGACAAGCCTTCCTATAGCATACCGACCAAGCGTTCCACCCACAAATCTCATAATGTCTACTACGTTTTCCATGAGAGCGAACTTCGGCTGAAGAAACTTCACAATATCCATAAACACAGCAAGCTGATAATTCTTAGGGTCCTTTAGAGGCTCCTCATAATTCCTGAACCGATTGAACCCAGAGATCCCCTGACAGGGGGGTCCACCACATACTACATCCACAGTACCCTTAAAAGACAAACAGAACAACAGATAAATTTGTTAAGATACAATCATAATTGGCTACACAAAATAAACCAGTATCTAAAAGTAGACTACGTAAAATATTCTCAGAAGGAGAGCGCCACTTAAAGTATACCAGTTTCTTCTTAACACTATGCTCAAGGCCTGGAAATGTCTCACGTCAAGAAGTTACATGACGCGGACATAGAGTGAGGTTTAAATTCAAAAGAGAGATTGCTATGTCTTAGCATTGGGCCTTTGAACATCAAGTGCACATGAGGCAAAACCGATCAGTAAAAGAATTTGGCATTTGTGATTACTCCTATGTAACTAAATTGATCCATACACTAGAAACCTCAAATTACTAAGATTATGACTGTCTAACATTATATACAGGATGATTATGTATGGCAGGGCAACCTTGCTATTTATACTGCACCCAGTGTATGGATCATATTAGGAACTGATAAACTCTAAAGACATCAGACATGTCATTAATATTAGGGAAACTAAATTCAAATAGATTGCTTTTTCATGCTTGGGGTCTGGAGAACATGCATCAGGATAAAGGCAACAATTTAAGATGAAAAGTAATAATTCTATTGATTAGAAAAATTTGGCCAACAGTTACTCTGCAAGATAATATAAACCCTTTAAAAGTAAATCAGTTCATAAAGGTACCCGaaaaaaacacaaattaaaaaaattggataaCAGAAGTACACACAAACACTTCTAGGTCATGGGTTGAATAAAATGACTACATGTCAAAGTACATAAATTAGAGAAGAATCACTCAGACAAATAGTAAAACTGGATATACACTTACAGGGAGAGGCAATACATTAGACTGGTATCCAGCAGTAACAAATTCCTCAATGCAGTCCTCACATTTCCTGCACATGAAACTAATATCAAACCAATGCACTGACAGACTGAAGCAGGTAAAAATAGGAAAAACAAAGAAGATGCATATGTAGAAAGCTCAACCTGAAGTAACATACGTGAGCTCTGAAAAAGGCTCCCAGGAATCCCAGTCTGATCCCCACCCCTTCCACTTTACCTAAATTATATAAAAATGTCAGAAATGAGTAAGAATTGACGAAATAGAAATAAAATATTAGAAATTGCAAAAGTAATACCTTAAAATGTAAGGCAGCATCCCCTTCATCTGTATCGGGGTTAACTCCGTAATATATGCCTATGATTTCCTCAACTTCGTATTCTCCATTTTCATCTGGAGGACGTTTCTGCGCCTCTTCTTCAGTTTCTTCCTTCTCAGTTGGTTTTTTTGTCTTGTTATAATCAGTCCCCAACAAATCAAAACGAGCACAGAGATCTTTCCACTCATAAAGCAAATGTAGGAAGTCCTCGGCCTTCATATTTCGCACCTAAAATCAATTGGCAGTTGATTGTCTGAAAATATGTATTCTTGAAAATGTGAAGAGAAAAGACAATAATAGAAGCGAAACATGATACCTCGGCTTCAGGATGATTATAGCTAAGACTTTCACAAGCGTCTTCGTTAAAATCTACAGCCCATCTCTGAAATAACAATGTTAAGTTTCAGTGTGAGATAAACAGACTAAGCCAAATGTGTTGAATTCATTTCTTTTCACTTACAGTGACAAGGTTCACATTGGATGCAGCTGCATCCATGCACAGGCCTGTGGACATGCCACCACAACCAGCATACATGTCAAGAAGCATCATAACTTTATCAGGCTCAGCAATATCTTCCTCAAAGACTTTCAAACAACCCTCCCTTGAAACTGCAGTGGATGAAGTACTAGCTTCTTTCCCATTTTCTACAAAAGAAGATAGTTGTTAGTATCTGCAAGCAAGAATTGGAGGGAACTATTAGTAGATAAAGTTCATTACCTGTTGGTAGATTTTCAAACGTACAAAGATCTTTGCGGTAGGACATGTCATAATAATAATGACAGCCGGGGACCTTAAACCAAACCAACATGAGAAATTTAGTCACTCAAAAAACTAAAATATAAACTGGAATGATAAAAATCAGTgaacaaagaaaacaaagaaaaaacccaTACCAAGAAGGATGCTTAAGCAACAGTAATTTTAGATTGAATACAATCCAGTGGATTGTCATCTCCAGAGTCAGAAGAGAGTACACGGTTTGCATCAATAAGGTAAGAGTGTTCTTTGATGACCTGAAACATTCAAAAAAATTTGCGGACTTACAAAACAGTGGTACATAACTCTAGAAAAGAGAAAATGAGTGTTTCTAACATAACATACAGTATCTCCTGCTCGGAAGAACCATTTTACAGCTATGTATGGCAGCTTCTTAGTTGTCTCGAAGAATTCAACGATTCTTCCTATATAATCTGGCTCTCCATCTTCAGCCTGAGATAGATCATGTAATATTAGAATCTTACAAAATACAAAATCATACAATCATCTGTCAAATTATAACAAACACACTTATCAATCAACATTATGAAACCCAAAATGCACAAAACATGAAAATTCAGCAATGAAAAGCCAATTTAACATGAATCAAACAATATAATTCTACTTACTTCTCCTACAATATAATTCATTAATAGATTCTTGTAAACAATTACAGCACATAAACTTCTCCTACACCTTTGTCTACTTACTCATGAAAAAAGAATACACAAACTAAATAGAACATCAAATATAGATCATTCACCTTGATATGGCAACAGTCACCCAATTGGTAAATCTCGCCATCTACTTCAGCACTAGTGAAGTGCCGTCTAACATGCAGGTAACCTTCACCACCTTCCCTTATCTACAATCACACACAAAAATTAACTAATCAAAACATATCAAAATTCCCAAAACCAAAATTacaaaatcaacaaacaattaaAACCAATAAATAACAAGAATAACTACCTTTGCTGCATCATAACGATGAGGTCATCTCTGTTTAGCCTCTTCAATAGGAACCGGTTCACCAATTAAACGGCAAGTTTCGTTCTGCTGCTCAGATTTATTgatcttcctcttcatcttctccacagggacatcttcaatttcttcttcctcatctacGGCTTCCTCCGGGTTGTCAATGACTAGATCTGCAacctcctcttcatcatcatctttaaaACCAACCTTCTTCTTTCCTTCACTTATCACACTCTTTAATTTCTTCAACGGACCATCTGTTCTCTTCCTTGGTCTTCTAACTTCAGATTTacttgttgatttcttcttcttgtctggTAAATCAACAAGAACCTCTTTACCTTTTCCTTTGACTGTTTTCGCCTCTTTTGATTTGGTCTCTAGATCTACTGCTTCTGGCTCTCTGATTTTAATCGATGTTCTATTCCTCTTAGGTTCTGGAGGATCATCCTCCTTCGGTTTTCTTCCTCTTTTCCGGCTAGCAGGTGTAATTGCCATCTGAAAAATGGAGATTTAGGGTTCAATAGGGTTTCAGAAAGAGGGTTTGAGGTAAGAAAAATAGAGATTTAGGGTATGAAAATGGAGATTAAGGGTTCAATAGAGTTTCAGAAAACGGTTTTGGGGTAAGAAAATAGAGATTTGGAGTAAGAAATTGGAGTTTCTGAGAGAGATTTACAGTAAGAAGACGGAGGAAATGGGAGAGTTGGGGTTTCAGAGACGGGGAAATGGGTTTTTTCTGAGGAGTGAGAGAAATTTTTAGGGATTTGACTTGAAGAGAGATATATTTCCGTGGGCGGGAAAAACTGAGAATTCAAATTTCGATTTATTTTGgaaatttttgatatttttttgacGCGAAAGTTGCGTGTAATTATATTACTGGTTGTAGATATAATCTTAACGGCCGCGTATAGTGTAAGTGGTTTCAGTAAAGTAGAATGTGTTAAATGTTATCGTTGCTTTTGATGAGGGTGTTAGATGAGCGGTGGGTATATGGTGACCAGGAAATTTGATGGATATTTGATACATCGAAAATATCTGCTATTCCTTAAAAAGCTGGCAAAATCAGTTTTGAGATTTTGGATTGACTCGTCCAAACATGGATAGCGGGGGAGTGGCAACCGATGTGGTGGTTATGGTGAGTGGCCGTGGCCTTGCCCTTGCGGTTGAACCGGCATAGGTGACTAAAGTCGGTCATTGGGGCAACTTCCCCATCTTTTATTACACTTCGGCATTTTGCATTTCATGGGCGTGACATTTGTTGATTATTGCAGTTATATTATTGCTTTTGGGGGTAATTTTGTTCTTGGGATATCGATAAAGTAATGACGGGAATATGGTGCCAAGTATGCCAGGAGTGTTAGACTTGCTGAGATTATATCTTGCTCGGATACCATGTCAAATTTTTATATAGAAACTTAAAACACTCGATGATATTCATAGAGATATACGAATATAGTCGTGTTGCTCATATAGAGTTCCTAGCATTCTAACATTGAAGGTTATGAAGCATAAACTCTATCTTGTATTGATTTGGTTCTTGCTTACAGATGAATGTCACAAGTTTCAGTTTATGGGATTAGTTCTATGTAATCTcggtttctctagaatattcacGAGTTACTCATACACAAACTTTTCCAGATTATTCTTCTAATTTCTTTCACTCGTTACAATTCAAGATTATTCTAGACTAATTTGTTTAGGTAATTCTTTACTAATCTAAACAATTGTAAATGTATTCCAACATCGTCTGTTTGATTTGCACAATTATAAATTATGTTAGAAGTTATTATATAGAACTTGAAACACCCGATGATGTATATTTGAGGAGATATGTGAGCATGTTGGTGTTGCTTTTACGGAGCTCCTAGCATTCTAGTATGGAAGGCTGTGAAGCAAGACTTAATAGTTTCTTGTACTCTATCTTGTACTGATTTGATACTTGTTTTCTTACAAATGAATGTTAATTACAAATTCCTATATAAGATTAATTCTATATACTCTAGGT
This Papaver somniferum cultivar HN1 unplaced genomic scaffold, ASM357369v1 unplaced-scaffold_84, whole genome shotgun sequence DNA region includes the following protein-coding sequences:
- the LOC113345878 gene encoding DNA (cytosine-5)-methyltransferase 1-like, yielding MSYRKDLCTFENLPTENGKEASTSSTAVSREGCLKVFEEDIAEPDKVMMLLDMYAGCGGMSTGLCMDAAASNVNLVTRWAVDFNEDACESLSYNHPEAEVRNMKAEDFLHLLYEWKDLCARFDLLGTDYNKTKKPTEKEETEEEAQKRPPDENGEYEVEEIIGIYYGVNPDTDEGDAALHFKVKWKGWGSDWDSWEPFSELTKCEDCIEEFVTAGYQSNVLPLPGTVDVVCGGPPCQGISGFNRFRNYEEPLKDPKNYQLAVFMDIVKFLQPKFALMENVVDIMRFVGGTLGRYAIGRLVTMQYQVCLGLLIAGSYGLPQFRMRTFLWGAKMTEKLPQFPLPSHKVIARGFSPKKFEVCMHVIILKRIVKRICIYQIIILARMHWFLKMQFMICLRFSTHEIQDERDYGNGIPKTDFQKMIRLPKHRGKFQEGVIVVENKAWRDRKMVKVMTERSRKPLVPEYAIKFVRGTSKKPFGRLWWDEIVSTFVTRAEPHNQIILHPEQDRVLSIRENARLQGFPDFYRLFGTVKQRYMQVGNAVSRIFSSKGRKQDFWQWTGF